The Pantoea nemavictus genome includes a region encoding these proteins:
- the yjfP gene encoding esterase — MIELATENLAGIECIHAAPAGQRQARLPTVLFYHGFTSSKEVYSYFAVALAQAGFRVIMPDADMHGARYNGDTELRMTHFWDILKKNIDEVALLEAALRENDWVADERFAVAGASMGGMTALGAMARYPQIHSVACLMGSGYFMQLSHTLFPPLVARTPEQKETFAARLAPLAPYDPSEQLDKLSNRPLLLWHGEADEVVPFAETVRLEKALREAGLDQQMTSLSEKNIGHKITPSALTALVSFFKHHL; from the coding sequence ATGATTGAGTTGGCGACGGAGAATCTGGCGGGCATCGAATGTATTCACGCAGCACCGGCCGGGCAGCGCCAGGCGCGCTTGCCGACGGTGTTGTTTTATCACGGGTTTACCTCATCGAAAGAGGTTTATAGCTACTTTGCCGTGGCGCTAGCGCAGGCGGGTTTTCGCGTGATCATGCCCGATGCTGATATGCACGGCGCGCGCTATAACGGCGATACCGAACTGCGTATGACGCACTTCTGGGACATTCTTAAAAAGAACATTGATGAAGTGGCGTTGCTGGAAGCGGCGCTGCGTGAGAATGACTGGGTTGCCGATGAGCGTTTTGCCGTGGCGGGTGCATCGATGGGCGGCATGACCGCGTTGGGGGCGATGGCGCGCTATCCGCAGATTCACAGCGTGGCGTGTTTGATGGGCTCCGGCTATTTCATGCAACTGAGTCATACGCTGTTCCCGCCGCTGGTGGCGCGCACGCCTGAGCAGAAAGAGACCTTTGCCGCGCGTCTAGCGCCGCTAGCCCCGTACGATCCCAGTGAACAGTTAGACAAACTGTCGAATCGGCCATTATTGCTGTGGCACGGGGAAGCGGATGAAGTGGTGCCGTTTGCCGAAACGGTACGGTTGGAGAAAGCGTTACGCGAGGCGGGGCTCGATCAGCAAATGACCTCACTTTCTGAAAAAAATATTGGCCACAAGATCACGCCTTCGGCCCTGACCGCGCTGGTCAGTTTCTTTAAACATCATTTATAA
- a CDS encoding methyl-accepting chemotaxis protein, with product MKRLSLSAMGLGFKLSVLTSLSVAIVLFTLTLTLSHNAARQLEQLAIDDMQNQVQGINEMATMFNATLSEEVANYTKLFQSFLPKRFSRDESERIQVGEFSTPTLRAGLKTLNLDQIAVDDFLDRTGAVSTIFVRDGEDYVRISTSLKKEDGSRAIGTKLDRSSAAWRSVNQGTVYRGLATLFGHRYITQYQPVQDSSGAVIAILFVGVQIDAQYALMRDKVLARHLGDSGTFSVLNGAPGSSQGQYLFDRHAEGKLPRWDRATQQQLLSQPKGVVAVELDGETKLLAWQQLPGWNWIIAGEVSRASLLAPITHSRNLFMAMGLALVIAFAIGFMWYSRRAITRPLQQVIHLAEQYAAGNLQAHLDSSRRDEIGQLVSAINGIGDGLEKVVSQVRSAAREISSGTDTIAASSSSISEQIGRQASSVEETSASMEQFGATVAQTAANVRQAMALVGEAANTVNHGGSTVARSVETMSEIRVASQSIADITHVIESIAFQTNILALNAAVEAARAGEHGKGFAVVAAEVRALAQRSATAAKEIDGLIASSIDKVAAGHTLSEQTRDAMSHIVNHIEQVKTLMGEINIAAQEQAAGIGQVNLAMNHISQATHQSSDMINQSETTANHLSKKGHHLTQLVSIFHLKD from the coding sequence ATGAAGCGTCTTTCTCTCAGCGCCATGGGTCTCGGATTTAAGCTGTCTGTATTGACGTCTTTGAGCGTGGCAATTGTGCTATTTACTCTGACCTTAACCCTGAGCCATAACGCCGCACGTCAGCTGGAACAGTTGGCAATCGACGATATGCAGAATCAGGTGCAAGGCATTAATGAAATGGCCACCATGTTCAACGCCACGTTGTCAGAAGAGGTGGCGAATTACACCAAACTGTTCCAGAGCTTTTTGCCTAAACGCTTTAGTCGCGACGAAAGCGAGCGCATTCAGGTGGGCGAATTCAGTACGCCAACGCTGCGTGCCGGGTTGAAAACCCTCAACCTCGATCAAATCGCGGTTGATGACTTCCTCGATCGCACCGGCGCGGTCTCCACTATCTTCGTGCGCGACGGTGAGGATTATGTGCGTATCTCCACCTCGCTGAAAAAAGAGGATGGCAGCCGGGCGATTGGTACCAAACTGGATCGCAGCAGCGCGGCCTGGCGCAGCGTCAATCAGGGCACGGTGTATCGTGGCCTGGCGACGCTGTTTGGCCACCGTTACATCACGCAGTATCAGCCGGTGCAGGATAGCAGCGGCGCGGTGATCGCTATCCTGTTCGTTGGCGTACAGATTGACGCGCAGTACGCGTTGATGCGGGATAAAGTGCTGGCGCGTCACTTGGGCGACAGCGGCACCTTCTCGGTACTCAATGGTGCGCCGGGCAGCAGCCAGGGCCAATATCTGTTTGATCGTCATGCTGAAGGTAAACTGCCGCGCTGGGATCGCGCTACGCAGCAGCAACTGCTCAGCCAGCCGAAAGGTGTGGTGGCGGTTGAACTCGATGGCGAAACCAAACTGCTGGCATGGCAGCAGCTGCCGGGCTGGAACTGGATTATCGCCGGTGAAGTGAGCCGTGCCAGCCTGCTGGCGCCAATCACCCACAGCCGCAACCTGTTTATGGCGATGGGTCTGGCGCTGGTAATTGCCTTTGCCATTGGCTTTATGTGGTACAGCCGCCGCGCCATTACCCGTCCGCTACAGCAGGTGATTCATCTGGCGGAACAGTATGCTGCCGGTAATCTGCAGGCGCATCTCGACTCCTCACGTCGTGATGAAATCGGTCAGCTGGTTAGCGCGATTAATGGCATTGGCGATGGATTGGAGAAAGTCGTCAGCCAGGTGCGCTCGGCCGCGCGTGAGATCAGCAGCGGCACCGACACCATCGCCGCCAGCAGCTCTAGCATCAGCGAACAAATTGGTCGCCAGGCCAGCAGCGTGGAGGAAACCTCGGCCAGCATGGAGCAGTTTGGTGCTACGGTGGCGCAAACCGCAGCCAACGTACGTCAGGCAATGGCGCTGGTGGGTGAAGCAGCCAATACCGTGAATCATGGCGGAAGCACCGTGGCACGTTCGGTGGAAACCATGTCGGAGATTCGCGTGGCGTCGCAGAGTATCGCCGATATCACCCATGTGATTGAGTCGATCGCGTTCCAGACCAACATTCTGGCGTTGAATGCCGCCGTTGAGGCCGCACGCGCCGGTGAACACGGCAAAGGCTTCGCGGTAGTGGCGGCAGAAGTACGTGCGCTGGCGCAGCGCAGTGCAACGGCGGCTAAAGAGATCGATGGCTTGATTGCCAGCTCAATCGATAAAGTGGCGGCCGGGCATACGCTGTCGGAGCAAACGCGCGATGCGATGAGTCATATCGTCAATCATATCGAGCAGGTTAAGACGTTGATGGGTGAGATCAATATCGCTGCGCAGGAACAGGCGGCGGGGATTGGTCAGGTTAATCTGGCGATGAATCACATCAGCCAGGCAACGCATCAAAGCAGCGATATGATTAACCAATCGGAAACCACGGCTAATCATCTGAGCAAAAAAGGCCATCATCTGACACAGCTGGTAAGCATTTTTCATCTGAAGGACTAA
- the fklB gene encoding FKBP-type peptidyl-prolyl cis-trans isomerase produces the protein MTTPSFDSVESQASYGIGLQVGQQLQESGLQGLQPEALLAGLRDALEGNSPAVPVDVVHRALREVHERAEGVRRERVEAMAAEGQTFLEQNAQREGVSSTETGLQFSVITQGDGPIPSRQDRVRVHYTGKLIDGTVFDSSVARGEPAEFPVSGVIAGWIEALTLMPVGSKWELAIPHNLAYGERGAGASIPPFSTLVFEVELLEIL, from the coding sequence ATGACGACCCCTTCATTCGACAGCGTCGAATCACAAGCAAGTTACGGTATCGGTTTACAGGTAGGCCAGCAGCTGCAAGAGTCTGGACTGCAGGGTCTGCAGCCGGAAGCACTGCTCGCCGGCCTGCGCGACGCGCTGGAAGGGAACTCACCGGCCGTCCCGGTTGATGTGGTACATCGCGCCCTGCGTGAAGTGCACGAGCGCGCTGAAGGTGTGCGTCGTGAACGCGTAGAAGCAATGGCGGCAGAAGGTCAGACTTTCCTTGAGCAGAATGCGCAGCGCGAAGGCGTGAGCAGCACCGAAACCGGTCTGCAGTTCAGCGTCATCACCCAAGGCGATGGCCCGATCCCATCACGTCAGGATCGCGTCCGTGTGCATTACACCGGTAAACTGATCGATGGCACCGTATTTGACAGCTCGGTTGCACGTGGCGAGCCGGCGGAATTCCCAGTGAGCGGTGTTATCGCGGGCTGGATTGAAGCGTTGACCCTGATGCCGGTTGGCTCCAAATGGGAACTGGCGATTCCACACAACCTCGCTTACGGCGAGCGCGGTGCTGGCGCATCCATCCCGCCATTCAGCACCCTGGTGTTTGAAGTTGAGCTGCTGGAAATTCTGTAA
- a CDS encoding DUF1107 domain-containing protein yields the protein MKIFQRYNPLQIAKYVKTLFRGRLYIKDVGAFEFDKGKVMLPRVKDKQHLSVMSEINRQVLRLQAEYN from the coding sequence ATGAAGATCTTCCAGCGCTATAATCCGCTGCAAATTGCGAAATATGTAAAAACGCTATTTAGAGGAAGGTTGTACATCAAGGATGTGGGCGCGTTCGAGTTCGATAAAGGCAAAGTGATGTTGCCACGCGTCAAAGACAAACAGCATCTCAGCGTGATGTCAGAAATCAATCGCCAGGTGCTGCGACTGCAAGCCGAGTACAACTAA
- a CDS encoding YtfJ family protein: protein MRLVHSVIALALLPVLASAQAFKLGERVPAVGVNDRGELVYQQDKDKFSYKSWNSAQLSGKVRVILHIAGRSSAKEQNAALIEAIKAAHLPHDRYQTTTIVNTDDAIPGTSMFVRSSIESNKQQYPWSQFIVDSNGSARQAWQLEKGGSAIVVLDNTAHVRYVKDGPLTQDEVQQAMKLIHELLQK from the coding sequence ATGCGTTTGGTACACTCTGTGATAGCACTGGCACTCCTCCCTGTCCTGGCATCGGCACAGGCATTCAAACTGGGTGAACGCGTACCCGCCGTTGGCGTTAACGACAGAGGAGAGCTGGTTTATCAACAAGATAAAGATAAGTTTAGCTACAAATCCTGGAATAGCGCGCAGCTGAGTGGAAAAGTTCGCGTCATCTTGCATATTGCTGGCCGATCTTCCGCTAAGGAGCAGAATGCCGCGCTGATTGAAGCCATTAAAGCCGCCCATCTGCCGCACGACCGTTATCAAACCACCACCATCGTTAATACCGACGATGCCATTCCCGGCACCAGCATGTTTGTGCGCAGCAGTATTGAGAGCAACAAGCAACAGTATCCGTGGTCGCAGTTTATCGTCGATAGCAACGGCAGCGCGCGTCAGGCCTGGCAGCTGGAGAAAGGCGGTTCAGCCATTGTGGTGTTGGATAACACCGCACACGTGCGCTACGTCAAAGATGGTCCGCTCACGCAGGATGAAGTGCAGCAGGCGATGAAGCTGATTCATGAGTTATTGCAGAAGTGA
- the cysQ gene encoding 3'(2'),5'-bisphosphate nucleotidase CysQ, producing MLDKICQLAREAGDAIMQVYNGAEPVDVARKSDDSPVTAADLAAHRVILQGLATLSPDVPVLSEEDPPSWDVRQHWQKYWLVDPLDGTKEFIKRNGEFTVNIALIDKGKPVLGVVYAPVLGVMYSAADNKAWKEVKGERTQIHAREARPPLVVVSRSHFDSDKELQEYLHQLGEHQTTAIGSSLKFCLVAEGAAQLYPRFGPTNIWDTGAGHAVAIAAGAHVHDWQGKTLDYTPRESFLNPGFRVSLF from the coding sequence ATGTTAGATAAAATTTGTCAGCTGGCGCGCGAAGCGGGTGATGCCATTATGCAGGTGTATAACGGCGCTGAGCCGGTGGATGTGGCCCGCAAGTCAGATGATTCGCCGGTCACGGCGGCCGATCTCGCCGCACATCGCGTGATTTTACAGGGGCTGGCGACGCTTTCTCCGGATGTGCCGGTGCTGTCTGAAGAGGATCCGCCGAGCTGGGACGTGCGCCAGCACTGGCAGAAATACTGGCTGGTCGATCCGCTGGATGGCACCAAGGAGTTCATCAAACGCAACGGTGAATTTACGGTGAATATTGCGCTGATCGACAAGGGTAAGCCGGTGTTGGGCGTAGTTTATGCGCCGGTGTTGGGCGTCATGTATTCCGCTGCAGATAACAAAGCGTGGAAAGAGGTGAAGGGTGAGCGAACGCAGATTCATGCACGTGAAGCGCGTCCGCCGTTAGTGGTGGTGAGTCGCTCGCATTTTGATAGTGATAAAGAGCTGCAAGAGTATCTGCATCAGCTGGGTGAGCATCAAACTACCGCGATCGGCTCTTCGCTGAAGTTCTGCCTGGTAGCCGAAGGTGCCGCACAGCTCTATCCGCGCTTTGGGCCAACCAACATTTGGGATACCGGCGCAGGACACGCGGTGGCGATTGCGGCCGGTGCGCATGTGCACGATTGGCAGGGCAAAACCCTTGATTACACGCCGCGCGAATCGTTTCTCAATCCCGGCTTCCGCGTTTCGCTGTTTTAA
- a CDS encoding bifunctional 2',3'-cyclic-nucleotide 2'-phosphodiesterase/3'-nucleotidase — protein sequence MFKASMSLLALGITAATVQAATVDLRILETTDLHSNMMDFDYYKDTPTEKFGLVRTATLIQQARAEAKNSVLVDNGDIIQGSPLGDYMTAKGLKPGEVHPVYKAMNMLDYAVGNLGNHEFNYGLPYLQSALAGARFPYVNANIIDEKSGKPLFTPYLIKETTVTDRDGTSHRLKIGYIGFVPPQIMVWDRNNLQGKVRVDDITETAKRYVPEMRAKGAEIIVAIPHSGLSSEPYHAMAENSVYYLSQVPGINAIMFGHAHAVFPSKEFAAIKGADIAQGTLNGVPAVMPGMWGDHLGVVDLVLNNDGGKWQVAQGKAEARPIYDSAAKKSLAAEDANLVKVLAQDHRATREFVAKPIGKSADVMYSYLSLVQDDPTVQIVNNAQRAYVEHFIQGDPDLGRLPVLSAAAPFKAGGRKNDPASYVEVEKGNLTFRNAADLYLYPNTLVVMKVSGAQVKEWLECSAAQFNQIDAHSSKPQSLINWDFRTYNFDVIDGVQYQIDVTQPARYDAECTLINKEASRIKDLIWQGKPIDPNATFLVATNNYRAYGGKFAGTGDKYVAFASPDENRSVVAAYISSETKAHGEVKPQADHNWRLAPISSTTPLDIRFETAPGAKATKFIEQHADYPMKAVGSDEIGFALWQVDLQKK from the coding sequence ATGTTCAAAGCGAGCATGTCGTTATTGGCACTCGGTATTACAGCCGCCACGGTACAGGCTGCCACGGTAGATCTGCGTATTCTGGAAACGACCGATCTGCATAGCAATATGATGGATTTCGATTACTACAAAGATACGCCAACCGAGAAGTTTGGCCTGGTGCGCACCGCGACCTTGATCCAGCAAGCACGCGCCGAAGCGAAGAACAGCGTGCTGGTCGATAACGGCGATATCATTCAGGGCAGTCCACTGGGTGATTACATGACGGCGAAAGGGCTAAAACCGGGTGAGGTACATCCGGTTTATAAAGCGATGAATATGCTGGATTACGCGGTTGGTAACCTTGGCAATCACGAATTCAATTATGGTTTACCGTATCTGCAAAGCGCGCTGGCCGGTGCGCGCTTCCCTTACGTCAATGCCAATATTATCGATGAAAAGAGCGGCAAACCGCTGTTTACTCCCTACTTAATTAAGGAAACCACGGTTACCGACCGCGACGGTACGTCGCACCGCTTAAAAATTGGTTACATCGGCTTCGTTCCCCCCCAGATTATGGTGTGGGATCGCAACAATCTGCAGGGAAAAGTGCGGGTTGATGACATCACTGAAACAGCGAAGCGCTATGTGCCGGAAATGCGCGCAAAAGGTGCTGAAATAATCGTCGCTATTCCACACTCCGGATTAAGCAGCGAACCCTATCACGCTATGGCGGAGAACTCGGTTTATTACCTCAGCCAGGTTCCAGGCATCAACGCCATTATGTTCGGCCATGCCCATGCCGTGTTTCCGAGCAAAGAGTTCGCCGCCATAAAAGGGGCTGATATTGCACAAGGCACATTGAATGGGGTTCCCGCCGTCATGCCCGGCATGTGGGGCGATCATCTCGGCGTGGTGGATTTAGTGCTGAATAATGACGGCGGCAAATGGCAGGTAGCGCAGGGCAAAGCTGAAGCACGTCCGATTTATGACAGCGCGGCGAAAAAATCCCTGGCGGCTGAAGATGCCAATCTGGTGAAAGTACTGGCGCAGGATCATCGCGCTACGCGTGAGTTTGTTGCTAAGCCGATCGGCAAATCCGCCGACGTAATGTACAGCTATTTGTCGCTAGTGCAGGACGATCCTACAGTACAGATCGTTAATAACGCGCAGCGCGCTTACGTAGAGCACTTTATTCAGGGCGATCCCGATCTTGGCCGCCTGCCGGTGCTCTCTGCCGCCGCACCGTTCAAAGCCGGTGGCCGTAAGAACGATCCCGCCAGCTATGTCGAAGTGGAGAAAGGTAATCTCACCTTCCGTAACGCTGCCGATCTCTATCTCTATCCCAATACGTTGGTGGTGATGAAAGTCAGCGGTGCGCAGGTGAAGGAGTGGCTGGAGTGTTCTGCCGCGCAGTTTAATCAGATCGATGCGCACAGCAGCAAGCCGCAATCACTGATCAACTGGGACTTCCGCACCTATAACTTCGATGTGATCGATGGTGTGCAGTACCAAATCGATGTGACGCAACCGGCACGCTACGATGCGGAATGTACGCTAATCAATAAAGAGGCCTCACGTATCAAGGACCTCATTTGGCAAGGCAAGCCGATTGATCCCAACGCCACCTTCCTGGTCGCCACCAACAACTATCGCGCGTACGGCGGTAAGTTTGCCGGCACCGGCGATAAGTATGTCGCGTTCGCATCACCGGATGAGAACCGCTCGGTGGTTGCCGCCTATATCAGCAGTGAAACCAAAGCGCACGGCGAGGTGAAACCGCAGGCGGATCACAACTGGCGCCTGGCACCGATTAGCAGCACCACGCCGCTGGATATCCGTTTTGAGACCGCGCCCGGCGCGAAAGCGACGAAATTTATCGAGCAGCATGCCGATTACCCGATGAAAGCGGTGGGCAGCGATGAGATAGGTTTTGCGTTGTGGCAGGTAGATTTACAGAAGAAGTGA
- the rpsF gene encoding 30S ribosomal protein S6 yields the protein MRHYEIVFMVHPDQSEQVPGMIERYTGAITGAQGTIHRLEDWGRRQLAYPINKLHKAHYVLLNVEAPQEVIDELETNFRFNDAVIRSMVMRVKHAVTEASPMVKAKDERRDRREDFANESADDSDAGDSEE from the coding sequence ATGCGTCATTACGAAATCGTATTTATGGTCCACCCTGACCAGAGCGAACAGGTTCCAGGTATGATCGAGCGTTACACTGGTGCTATCACCGGTGCACAGGGCACGATTCACCGTCTGGAAGACTGGGGCCGCCGTCAGCTGGCTTACCCAATCAACAAACTGCACAAAGCTCACTATGTTCTGCTGAACGTAGAAGCGCCGCAGGAAGTGATTGACGAGCTGGAAACTAACTTCCGCTTCAACGACGCCGTTATCCGCAGCATGGTTATGCGCGTTAAGCACGCGGTAACTGAAGCATCTCCGATGGTTAAAGCTAAAGACGAGCGTCGTGATCGCCGCGAAGACTTTGCTAACGAATCGGCTGATGACTCAGATGCTGGGGATTCTGAAGAGTAA
- the bsmA gene encoding biofilm peroxide resistance protein BsmA — MRTLFLTLTLLLSGCAAFTTTPQAPPSPGSQAQEISRAQSSGLPKLGNITATTRGSPDDAQRAIAAKANQAGAVYYQIVMLDETTIPSFWYATAILYGAPSASTGAQQ; from the coding sequence ATGCGTACTCTCTTTCTGACGTTGACTCTGCTGCTCAGCGGCTGCGCTGCTTTCACCACCACACCACAAGCACCGCCGTCACCGGGCAGTCAGGCGCAGGAAATTTCGCGCGCGCAGAGTTCCGGTCTGCCAAAACTGGGCAATATCACCGCCACCACGCGTGGTTCGCCGGATGATGCTCAACGTGCCATTGCCGCCAAAGCCAATCAGGCGGGCGCGGTCTATTATCAAATTGTAATGCTGGATGAGACCACTATTCCCAGCTTCTGGTACGCCACCGCCATTCTGTATGGTGCGCCATCAGCCAGCACTGGAGCGCAACAGTAA
- a CDS encoding LysM-like peptidoglycan-binding domain-containing protein yields the protein MGQIAPRRRRTRAPRTLLPWLQRWLPRITRQTASEEDSRMASEHPSRIPAALQRVWHLLDNVRWMDPLPALHRRGIVIALLVLLLAFLWPSSTPQYPVERPADNTAKEVPMQAEIYDNNQSQNTPPKTDSQGEWRTYNVASGQTLAQLFRDNNLPVNDVFAMARVEGDGQPLSALQNGQQVKIRQNAQGEVTGLTVDGSNGPVLFTRQPDGSFIRAQ from the coding sequence ATGGGCCAGATTGCCCCACGACGTCGCAGGACGCGCGCACCGCGTACTTTATTACCTTGGTTGCAACGTTGGCTGCCGCGCATTACGCGCCAAACTGCCAGCGAGGAGGATTCACGAATGGCTTCCGAACACCCTTCCCGCATTCCCGCCGCACTGCAACGTGTCTGGCATCTGTTGGACAATGTGCGCTGGATGGACCCGCTGCCCGCTCTGCATCGTCGCGGCATTGTGATTGCGCTGCTGGTGCTGCTGCTGGCGTTTCTCTGGCCGAGCAGTACGCCGCAATACCCGGTTGAGCGTCCGGCGGACAATACCGCTAAAGAAGTGCCGATGCAGGCGGAGATTTACGATAATAATCAATCGCAGAACACGCCGCCGAAAACCGATTCGCAGGGCGAATGGCGCACCTATAACGTGGCGTCAGGCCAGACGCTGGCGCAGCTGTTCCGCGATAATAATCTGCCGGTGAACGATGTGTTTGCCATGGCGCGTGTCGAAGGTGATGGGCAGCCGTTGAGCGCGTTGCAGAATGGTCAGCAGGTGAAGATTCGTCAGAATGCGCAAGGCGAGGTGACAGGCTTAACGGTGGATGGCAGTAACGGTCCGGTGCTGTTTACCCGTCAGCCGGATGGCAGTTTTATCCGCGCCCAGTAA
- the rpsR gene encoding 30S ribosomal protein S18 has translation MARYFRRRKFCRFTAEGVVEIDYKDIATLKNYITESGKIVPSRITGTRAKYQRQLARCIKRARYLSLLPYTDRHQ, from the coding sequence ATGGCACGTTATTTCCGTCGTCGCAAGTTCTGCCGTTTCACCGCGGAAGGCGTTGTAGAGATTGATTACAAAGATATCGCTACACTGAAAAACTACATTACCGAAAGCGGTAAAATTGTCCCGAGCCGTATTACCGGTACTCGTGCAAAATACCAGCGCCAGCTCGCTCGTTGCATCAAGCGCGCTCGCTACCTGTCCCTGCTTCCGTACACTGATCGTCATCAGTAA
- the rplI gene encoding 50S ribosomal protein L9, with protein sequence MQVILLDKVANLGSLGDQVNVKAGYARNFLVPQGKAVPATKKNVEFFETRRAELEAKLADVLAAANARAEKINALGNVTIASKSGDAGKLFGSIGTRDIADAVTAAGVEVAKSEVRLPEGVLRTTGEHEVDFQIHSEVFAKLVVTVVAE encoded by the coding sequence ATGCAAGTTATTCTGCTTGATAAAGTAGCAAACCTGGGCAGCCTGGGTGATCAGGTTAACGTTAAAGCGGGCTACGCTCGTAACTTCCTGGTTCCACAGGGTAAAGCTGTTCCTGCTACCAAGAAAAACGTTGAGTTCTTCGAAACACGTCGCGCTGAACTGGAAGCCAAACTGGCTGACGTTCTGGCTGCTGCTAACGCACGTGCAGAGAAAATCAACGCACTGGGCAACGTAACCATCGCGTCTAAATCAGGCGACGCTGGTAAACTGTTCGGTTCCATCGGTACCCGTGACATCGCTGATGCAGTAACTGCAGCTGGCGTTGAAGTGGCTAAAAGCGAAGTTCGTCTTCCAGAAGGCGTACTGCGCACCACCGGTGAGCACGAAGTTGACTTCCAGATCCATAGCGAAGTCTTCGCTAAACTGGTTGTGACTGTAGTTGCTGAGTAA
- the priB gene encoding primosomal replication protein N — protein sequence MTANRLRLSGTVCKTPVRKVSPSGIPHCQFVLEHRSVQEEAGFHRQAWCQMPVIISGSTHQVITQHITVGTQLTLEGFISCHQARNGQSRMVLHAEQIDLIDSGD from the coding sequence ATGACGGCAAATCGACTGCGCCTGTCTGGCACTGTGTGCAAGACGCCGGTTCGAAAAGTCAGTCCGTCAGGGATTCCTCACTGCCAGTTCGTGCTTGAGCATCGTTCTGTGCAAGAGGAAGCCGGTTTCCACCGGCAAGCCTGGTGTCAAATGCCGGTGATTATCAGCGGCAGCACCCATCAGGTGATTACTCAACATATAACGGTCGGCACGCAACTCACTCTCGAAGGCTTTATTAGCTGCCATCAGGCACGCAATGGTCAGAGTAGAATGGTGTTACATGCCGAGCAGATTGATTTGATAGATTCTGGAGACTAG